A section of the Rhodobacter sp. genome encodes:
- the urtB gene encoding urea ABC transporter permease subunit UrtB: MRLLSPSPAPARAPARAQLLGHVLASILALVLALMPGLAAGQSLDDLVPRLALGDFADRAEVVAQIGRTGDSRAAAVLDALLARTLEVRASDGRVVRVTDARRAVDPLSGEDLGPAGGRATTAIRVNNGLRRDIRTALGVLTLADPDPARRRAAAEAALRSPDPDQIDALAQAMEAEQIPALRQALGWAHAAAVLASDAPAPRRLAAVAALSSAPALSVQAALNAYRADPDPALAEAAIRALERAEARQAAWAQAQTLWFGISLGSVLLLAAIGLAITFGVMGVINLAHGEMVMLGAYTTYAVQEVIRTHAPHLFGWSLAIAVPLAFLLVGAVGVAIERGIVRHLYGRPLETLLATWGVSLILQQGVRSLFGPTNREVGTPDWMSGAWQLGEMTLTGARLAIVVFALAVFGGLLVLMRHSALGLRMRAVTQNRAMAANLGIRTSRVDALTFGLGTGIAGLAGVALSQIDNVSPNLGQGYIIDSFLVVVFGGVGNLWGTLAAAMGLGIANKVLEPWAGAVLGKILILIFIILFIQKRPRGLFPQRGRAAEG; this comes from the coding sequence ATGCGCCTTCTGTCGCCTAGCCCGGCCCCAGCTCGGGCCCCAGCTCGGGCCCAACTGCTGGGTCATGTCCTGGCCTCAATCCTGGCGCTTGTCCTGGCCCTGATGCCAGGTCTCGCTGCCGGTCAGAGTCTGGACGATCTGGTGCCGCGCCTGGCGCTGGGCGATTTCGCCGACCGGGCCGAGGTGGTGGCGCAGATCGGGCGCACGGGCGATTCGCGGGCGGCGGCCGTGCTCGACGCGCTGCTGGCGCGCACGCTCGAGGTGCGCGCCAGCGATGGCCGGGTGGTGCGTGTCACCGACGCGCGGCGGGCGGTCGATCCGCTCAGCGGCGAGGACCTGGGCCCGGCCGGCGGACGCGCGACCACGGCGATCCGCGTGAACAACGGCTTGCGGCGCGACATCCGCACCGCGCTGGGGGTGCTGACGCTGGCCGATCCGGACCCCGCGCGCCGTCGGGCCGCTGCCGAGGCCGCCCTGCGAAGCCCCGATCCCGACCAGATCGACGCCCTTGCCCAGGCGATGGAGGCCGAGCAGATCCCCGCATTGCGTCAGGCGCTGGGCTGGGCCCATGCGGCGGCGGTGCTGGCCTCGGACGCGCCCGCGCCACGGCGCCTGGCGGCGGTTGCGGCGCTGTCCTCGGCCCCGGCGCTGAGCGTGCAGGCCGCGCTGAACGCCTACCGCGCCGATCCCGACCCCGCGCTTGCCGAGGCCGCGATCCGCGCCCTCGAACGCGCCGAGGCCCGCCAGGCTGCCTGGGCGCAGGCCCAGACGCTGTGGTTCGGGATCTCGCTGGGCTCGGTGCTGCTGCTGGCCGCGATCGGCCTGGCGATCACCTTTGGCGTGATGGGCGTCATCAACCTGGCCCATGGCGAGATGGTGATGCTGGGCGCCTATACCACCTATGCCGTGCAAGAGGTGATCCGCACCCACGCGCCGCATCTGTTCGGCTGGTCCCTTGCCATCGCGGTGCCGCTGGCCTTTCTGCTGGTGGGCGCGGTCGGGGTGGCCATCGAACGCGGCATCGTGCGCCACCTCTATGGCCGACCCCTGGAGACGCTGCTGGCGACCTGGGGCGTCAGCCTGATCCTGCAACAGGGGGTGCGCAGCCTCTTTGGCCCGACCAACCGCGAGGTCGGCACGCCGGACTGGATGTCGGGCGCCTGGCAACTGGGCGAGATGACCCTCACCGGGGCGCGGCTGGCGATCGTCGTCTTCGCGCTGGCGGTGTTTGGCGGGCTGCTCGTGCTGATGCGGCACTCCGCGCTTGGCCTGCGGATGCGCGCGGTGACGCAGAACCGCGCCATGGCCGCCAATCTGGGCATTCGCACCAGCCGCGTCGATGCGCTGACCTTTGGCCTGGGGACCGGGATCGCCGGTCTGGCGGGGGTCGCGCTCAGCCAGATTGACAACGTGTCGCCGAATCTGGGGCAGGGCTACATCATCGACAGCTTCCTGGTGGTGGTCTTCGGCGGAGTCGGCAATCTGTGGGGCACACTGGCGGCCGCGATGGGGCTGGGGATCGCCAACAAGGTGCTGGAACCCTGGGCCGGGGCGGTGCTGGGCAAGATCCTGATCCTGATCTTCATCATCCTGTTCATCCAGAAACGACCGCGCGGCCTGTTCCCGCAGCGCGGTCGCGCCGCCGAGGGCTGA
- the urtA gene encoding urea ABC transporter substrate-binding protein yields MTKLLLTTALCASLATGALAEDVEPIRIGILHSLSGTMAISETTLRDAMLMLIEQQNARGGVLGRPLEAVVVDPASDWPRFAELARELIAGDGVAAVFGCWTSVSRKSVLPVFEELNSILFYPVQYEGQESQRNVFYTGAAPNQQAIPAIDYLMDVEGVERFYLAGTDYVYPRTTNQILEAYLLSRGVAPEDIIVNYTPFGHSDWQTIVREISAFGSTGRRAAVVSTINGDANVPFYNELAAQGITAEDIPVIAFSVGEEELAGIDTAPLVGHLAAWNYFESVDTPENQAFIEAWHAYTGNDARVTNDPMEAHYIGFNMWVQAVEAAGTTDTDAVIDAMVGVAVPNLTGGISAMGANHHITKPVLIGEIQADGQFDVVWETTGLVLGDEWSDYLPESASLIADWRSPLSCGNFNVETGTCGGSE; encoded by the coding sequence ATGACCAAACTGCTGCTGACCACCGCGCTTTGCGCCAGTCTCGCCACCGGCGCGCTGGCCGAGGACGTCGAGCCGATCCGCATCGGCATCCTGCACTCGCTGTCGGGCACGATGGCGATCTCGGAAACCACGCTGCGCGACGCCATGCTGATGCTGATCGAACAGCAGAACGCGCGCGGCGGCGTGCTGGGCCGCCCCCTCGAGGCGGTGGTGGTCGATCCGGCCTCGGACTGGCCGCGCTTTGCCGAACTCGCGCGCGAACTGATCGCCGGCGACGGGGTTGCGGCGGTGTTCGGCTGCTGGACCTCGGTCAGCCGCAAATCGGTTCTGCCGGTGTTCGAAGAGCTGAACTCGATCCTTTTCTACCCGGTTCAGTACGAGGGCCAGGAATCGCAGCGCAACGTGTTCTACACGGGCGCCGCGCCGAACCAGCAGGCGATCCCGGCAATCGACTACCTGATGGATGTCGAAGGCGTCGAACGCTTCTATCTTGCGGGCACCGACTACGTCTATCCGCGCACCACCAACCAGATCCTCGAAGCCTACCTGTTGTCGCGCGGCGTCGCGCCCGAGGACATCATCGTCAACTACACGCCCTTTGGCCACAGTGACTGGCAGACCATCGTCCGCGAGATTTCGGCCTTTGGTTCGACCGGCCGGCGCGCGGCGGTGGTCAGCACGATCAACGGCGACGCCAACGTGCCCTTCTACAACGAACTCGCCGCGCAAGGCATCACCGCCGAGGACATCCCCGTCATCGCCTTCTCGGTCGGCGAAGAGGAACTCGCCGGCATCGACACGGCGCCGCTGGTTGGCCACCTGGCCGCATGGAACTATTTCGAATCGGTCGATACGCCGGAAAACCAGGCCTTCATCGAGGCCTGGCACGCCTATACCGGCAATGACGCGCGCGTCACCAACGACCCGATGGAGGCCCACTATATCGGCTTCAACATGTGGGTGCAGGCGGTCGAGGCGGCAGGCACCACCGATACCGACGCGGTCATCGACGCGATGGTCGGCGTCGCCGTGCCGAACCTGACCGGCGGCATCAGCGCGATGGGGGCGAACCACCACATCACCAAACCCGTGCTGATCGGCGAGATCCAGGCCGACGGGCAATTCGATGTGGTCTGGGAAACCACGGGTCTGGTGCTGGGCGATGAGTGGTCGGATTATCTGCCGGAATCGGCCAGCCTGATCGCCGATTGGCGCTCGCCCCTGTCGTGCGGCAATTTCAACGTTGAAACAGGAACTTGCGGCGGTTCCGAATAA
- a CDS encoding winged helix DNA-binding protein has translation MRRAPAFIDISLTNCQHRVKESRMTDPLGPIVSSAHLADSALPALSELEFALTMANHAFQRWMVRCMAAAGAQMSPLEVLILHQVAHRDRPKSLADLCLVLNIGDTHLANYAIRKLASQGLVRTGRKGKEKTVAITARGAALCQHYATLRAALLLPGVPLVQDDLSRLAGLLRALSGSYDQAARSAAAR, from the coding sequence ATGCGCCGCGCTCCTGCATTCATCGACATTTCGTTGACAAATTGTCAGCATCGAGTCAAGGAATCTCGCATGACCGATCCCCTGGGCCCCATCGTCAGCTCTGCCCACCTGGCCGACAGCGCCTTGCCCGCGCTGAGCGAACTGGAATTCGCGCTGACCATGGCCAATCACGCGTTTCAGCGCTGGATGGTGCGCTGCATGGCGGCCGCGGGGGCGCAGATGTCCCCGCTCGAGGTGCTGATCCTGCACCAGGTGGCGCATCGCGACCGGCCGAAATCGCTGGCCGACCTGTGCCTCGTGCTGAACATCGGGGACACGCACCTGGCAAACTACGCGATCCGCAAGCTGGCCTCCCAGGGACTGGTGCGAACCGGGCGCAAGGGCAAGGAAAAGACCGTTGCCATCACCGCCCGGGGCGCCGCGCTCTGCCAGCACTACGCAACGCTGCGCGCCGCCCTGTTGCTGCCCGGCGTGCCCCTGGTCCAGGACGACCTGAGCCGCCTCGCAGGCCTCCTCAGGGCGCTGTCCGGCAGCTACGACCAGGCCGCCCGCAGCGCCGCCGCCCGCTGA
- a CDS encoding hydantoinase B/oxoprolinase family protein has protein sequence MNAGARRMWDFWIDRGGTFTDVVGRDPAGALHPLKLLSENPGVYEDAAIEGIRRLLGGAIDPARIGTVKMGTTVATNALLERKGDRVALVITRGFRDALRIAYQARPEIFAKEIVLPEQLYERVVEVDERLRADGSVETPLAPATAALEALRAQGFDALAIVLMHAWKNPAHEQALAAEARRLGFSQVSVSHEVSPLIKLVGRGDTTVVDAYLSPILRRYVARVAGALGATPPGQPGPTLQFMMSSGGMTAAEAFQGKDAILSGPAGGVVGMVQTARLAGHDRVIGFDMGGTSTDVAHCAGSYERAFDTEVAGVRIRAPMMRIHTVAAGGGSILHAEPGRFRVGPDSAGADPGPACYRRGGPLTVTDANVMLGKLNPRFFPAIFGPGQDQPLDRDTVVARFAAIAETEGKAPEEVAEGFLRIAVENMANAVKKISVQRGYDVTRYLLNSFGGAGGQHACLVADALGMERVLIHPLSGLLSAYGIGLATVSSSRQQALLEPLTEDARGAVEALIATLRDLVAADMAAQGVPAEAVAWQPVLMLRYAGTDTALPVPFDGSLDTARARFEAAHKAQFGFLQSGREITIEAIDLQAEDARPQTGTEATRAETPGTPDADAEVTMFSGGAWHRAGVFLRASLSPGASVTGPALIIEPNQTVVVEPGWRAELTGRNHIVMTRHQKAARAQVVGADQADPILLEVFNNLFMNIAEQMGLALQNTAHSVNIKERLDFSCAVFDATGALVANAPHMPVHLGSMDRSVETVIRQNPDIRPGQVYALNAPYNGGTHLPDITVVSPVFDDAGARVLFWVAARGHHADVGGTAPGSMTPLATTVEEEGVLIDNFLLVDETGFRETALRALLRDHPYPVRNVDQNIADLKAQVAANERGAAELRRMVQDFGLGVVEAYMRHVQDNAAEEVRRLLGRLDDCAYRYETDTGQVIQVAIRVDRDAREATVDFTGTSEARANNFNAPEPVTRAAVLYVFRVMVEAPIPMNAGCLRPIRIIVPEGCMLAPRYPRAVVAGNVETSQHVTNALFGALGAMANSQGTMNNLTFGNATYQYYETLCSGAPAGVMNDGRGFNGTSGVHVHMTNSRLTDPEILELRFPVLLEAFGLRAGSGGRGRWSAGDGTTRTIRFLERMDCAILSSHRNRAPQGLAGGGAGQVGQTLVRRADGRVETLAACAQVVLDPGEAVSVITPTAGGYGTPD, from the coding sequence ATGAATGCAGGAGCGCGGCGCATGTGGGATTTCTGGATCGACCGGGGCGGCACCTTTACGGACGTCGTGGGCCGCGACCCGGCGGGCGCGTTGCATCCGCTCAAGCTGTTGTCCGAGAACCCCGGTGTCTACGAGGACGCCGCGATCGAGGGCATCCGCCGCCTTTTGGGGGGGGCGATCGACCCGGCGCGCATCGGCACGGTCAAGATGGGCACCACGGTCGCCACCAATGCCTTGCTCGAGCGCAAGGGCGACCGCGTCGCGCTGGTCATCACCCGGGGGTTCCGCGATGCGTTGCGCATTGCCTATCAGGCGCGCCCCGAGATCTTTGCCAAGGAGATCGTTCTGCCGGAGCAGCTGTATGAGCGGGTGGTCGAGGTGGACGAGCGCCTGCGGGCCGACGGCAGCGTCGAGACGCCGCTGGCCCCGGCGACCGCGGCGCTGGAGGCGCTGCGCGCGCAGGGATTCGACGCGCTGGCCATCGTGCTGATGCACGCCTGGAAGAACCCCGCGCATGAGCAGGCGTTGGCCGCCGAAGCGCGGCGGCTGGGCTTTTCGCAGGTGTCCGTCAGCCACGAGGTCAGCCCGCTCATCAAGCTGGTGGGGCGCGGCGACACGACGGTGGTCGATGCCTATCTCAGCCCGATCCTGCGCCGCTATGTCGCGCGGGTTGCCGGTGCCCTGGGCGCGACACCGCCAGGGCAGCCGGGACCGACGCTGCAATTCATGATGTCCTCGGGCGGGATGACCGCGGCCGAGGCGTTCCAGGGCAAGGACGCGATCCTGTCGGGGCCGGCGGGCGGCGTTGTCGGCATGGTGCAGACCGCGCGGCTGGCCGGGCATGACCGGGTGATCGGCTTCGACATGGGCGGCACCTCGACTGATGTCGCGCATTGCGCCGGCAGCTACGAGCGCGCCTTTGACACCGAGGTCGCAGGCGTGCGCATCCGCGCGCCGATGATGCGCATCCATACCGTCGCGGCCGGGGGCGGCTCGATCCTGCATGCCGAACCGGGGCGCTTCCGGGTGGGGCCGGACAGCGCCGGGGCCGACCCGGGGCCTGCGTGCTACCGGCGTGGCGGGCCGCTGACGGTGACGGATGCGAACGTGATGCTGGGCAAGCTGAATCCGCGGTTCTTTCCGGCAATCTTTGGCCCGGGCCAGGACCAGCCGCTGGACCGCGACACGGTGGTCGCCCGCTTCGCCGCCATCGCCGAGACCGAGGGCAAGGCGCCCGAGGAGGTAGCCGAGGGGTTTCTGCGCATCGCCGTCGAGAACATGGCCAACGCGGTCAAGAAGATCTCGGTCCAGCGCGGCTATGACGTGACGCGCTACCTGCTGAATTCCTTTGGCGGCGCGGGCGGGCAGCACGCGTGCCTGGTGGCCGACGCGCTGGGCATGGAGCGGGTGCTGATCCATCCGCTCTCGGGGCTGCTCTCGGCCTATGGGATCGGTCTGGCGACGGTGTCGTCAAGCCGCCAGCAGGCGCTGCTGGAACCCCTGACCGAAGACGCGCGCGGGGCCGTCGAGGCGCTGATCGCGACGCTGCGCGACCTGGTGGCGGCCGATATGGCGGCGCAGGGCGTGCCCGCAGAGGCCGTCGCCTGGCAGCCGGTCCTGATGCTGCGGTATGCGGGCACCGATACCGCCCTGCCGGTGCCCTTCGACGGATCGCTCGATACCGCGCGCGCGCGGTTCGAGGCCGCGCACAAGGCGCAGTTCGGCTTCCTACAATCCGGGCGCGAAATCACCATCGAGGCGATCGACCTGCAAGCCGAGGACGCGCGCCCGCAGACCGGGACCGAGGCGACCCGGGCAGAGACCCCCGGCACGCCCGACGCGGATGCCGAGGTGACGATGTTCTCGGGCGGGGCCTGGCATCGGGCGGGGGTGTTCCTGCGCGCCTCGCTGTCCCCCGGGGCCAGCGTGACGGGCCCGGCGCTGATCATCGAGCCGAACCAGACGGTGGTCGTCGAACCTGGCTGGCGGGCCGAACTGACCGGGCGCAACCATATCGTCATGACGCGCCACCAGAAGGCCGCGCGCGCCCAGGTCGTGGGCGCCGATCAGGCGGACCCGATCCTGCTCGAGGTGTTCAACAACCTCTTCATGAACATCGCCGAACAGATGGGGCTGGCGTTGCAGAATACCGCGCATTCGGTCAACATCAAGGAACGGCTGGATTTTTCCTGCGCCGTGTTCGATGCGACCGGTGCGCTGGTGGCCAATGCGCCGCACATGCCGGTGCATCTGGGGTCGATGGACCGCAGCGTGGAAACGGTGATCCGCCAGAACCCCGACATTCGCCCCGGCCAGGTCTATGCGCTGAACGCGCCCTATAACGGCGGCACCCATCTGCCCGACATCACCGTGGTGTCACCGGTGTTCGACGATGCCGGCGCGCGCGTGCTGTTCTGGGTCGCCGCGCGCGGCCATCACGCCGATGTCGGCGGCACCGCGCCCGGGTCGATGACGCCGCTCGCCACCACGGTCGAGGAAGAGGGTGTGCTGATCGACAACTTCCTGTTGGTGGACGAGACGGGATTTCGCGAAACGGCCTTGCGCGCCCTGCTGCGCGATCACCCCTATCCCGTGCGCAACGTCGATCAGAACATCGCCGATCTGAAGGCTCAGGTCGCCGCCAACGAACGCGGTGCAGCCGAGTTGCGCCGCATGGTGCAGGACTTCGGTCTGGGCGTGGTCGAGGCCTACATGCGCCACGTGCAGGACAACGCCGCCGAGGAGGTGCGCCGCCTGCTGGGGCGGCTCGACGATTGCGCCTATCGCTACGAGACCGACACCGGGCAGGTGATCCAGGTGGCGATCCGCGTGGACCGCGACGCGCGCGAGGCCACCGTCGATTTCACGGGCACGTCCGAGGCGCGGGCAAACAACTTCAACGCCCCCGAACCCGTGACCCGCGCCGCCGTGCTCTACGTCTTCCGGGTGATGGTCGAAGCGCCGATCCCGATGAACGCCGGCTGCCTCAGGCCGATCCGCATCATCGTCCCCGAGGGGTGCATGTTGGCGCCGCGCTATCCCCGCGCGGTCGTCGCCGGCAATGTCGAAACCTCGCAACACGTCACCAACGCGCTGTTCGGCGCGCTGGGGGCCATGGCGAACAGCCAGGGGACGATGAACAACCTGACCTTTGGCAACGCGACCTATCAGTATTACGAGACGCTGTGCTCGGGCGCGCCGGCCGGGGTGATGAACGACGGGCGCGGCTTCAACGGCACCTCGGGCGTGCATGTGCACATGACCAACTCGCGCCTGACCGACCCCGAGATCCTGGAACTGCGCTTTCCCGTGCTTCTCGAAGCGTTCGGCCTGCGCGC